One genomic region from Nitrospirae bacterium CG2_30_53_67 encodes:
- a CDS encoding ferredoxin has protein sequence MSELKSWKEIPMGGVIEEAGNADQYTTGGWRTFKPVLDENKCIHCLICWISCPDSAIIVKDEKMTGFNYKHCKGCGACADVCPKKVQAITMAQEGK, from the coding sequence ATGAGCGAACTTAAAAGCTGGAAAGAAATCCCCATGGGAGGGGTCATCGAAGAGGCCGGAAACGCCGACCAATATACCACCGGCGGGTGGCGGACCTTCAAACCGGTCCTGGACGAAAACAAGTGCATACACTGCCTGATCTGCTGGATCTCCTGTCCGGACTCGGCCATCATTGTCAAAGACGAAAAGATGACCGGCTTCAACTACAAACACTGCAAGGGATGCGGAGCCTGTGCCGATGTTTGTCCAAAGAAGGTTCAGGCCATCACCATGGCGCAGGAAGGGAAATAG
- the porA gene encoding pyruvate ferredoxin oxidoreductase gives MGQKVAMTGNIAVANAMRQINPDVCAAYPITPSTEIMQQFSSFVADGEVKTVLVPAESEHSAMSACIGAAAAGGRVMTATSSQGLALMWEMLFIAAGNRLPIVLAMANRALSAPINIHGDTSDAMGARDSGWIQLFSENAQEAYDNVIQAVRISEHMDVRLPVMVGMDGFIISHSIESMELLDDKVVRDFIGEYIPNRPLLDVDNPMTYGPLDLQDYYIEHKRQEYEAMKNAKPVILEIAERFGKISGRQYGLFEAYRLDDAEVAVVVLNSAAGTVKAVVDELRVKGIKAGLLKPRVFRPFPADEIAQALSGLKAVCVMDRADGVNGLSGPLFSEFRSALYDAAARPLMINKIFGLGGRDLGLQHVRDVFQELLKISETGKIETLAEYMTVRN, from the coding sequence ATGGGACAGAAAGTAGCAATGACAGGAAACATCGCCGTGGCCAACGCGATGCGGCAGATCAACCCCGACGTCTGTGCCGCCTACCCGATTACCCCGTCCACGGAGATCATGCAGCAGTTTTCCAGCTTTGTAGCCGACGGTGAGGTCAAAACCGTTCTGGTGCCGGCCGAGAGCGAGCACAGCGCCATGAGCGCATGCATCGGTGCGGCCGCGGCAGGAGGCCGGGTCATGACCGCCACCTCTTCGCAGGGGCTCGCCCTCATGTGGGAGATGCTCTTCATCGCTGCAGGGAACCGCCTCCCTATCGTGCTTGCTATGGCCAACCGGGCTTTGTCTGCGCCCATCAACATCCACGGCGACACATCGGATGCCATGGGGGCCAGGGATTCCGGATGGATCCAGCTATTTTCTGAAAACGCGCAGGAGGCCTACGACAATGTGATTCAGGCCGTCCGTATCTCCGAACATATGGATGTCCGCCTCCCGGTCATGGTCGGCATGGACGGTTTCATCATCAGCCACTCCATCGAGAGCATGGAACTTCTCGATGACAAGGTGGTCCGGGATTTCATCGGGGAATATATCCCCAACCGTCCTCTCCTTGACGTGGATAACCCCATGACCTACGGTCCTCTGGACCTTCAGGACTACTATATCGAGCACAAACGGCAGGAGTATGAGGCCATGAAGAACGCCAAGCCCGTCATCCTGGAGATCGCCGAAAGGTTCGGCAAGATCTCGGGAAGGCAATACGGTCTATTTGAGGCCTACCGCCTGGATGATGCGGAAGTCGCCGTCGTGGTGTTGAACTCCGCAGCCGGCACGGTCAAGGCCGTGGTGGATGAACTGCGCGTCAAGGGGATCAAGGCAGGACTTTTGAAGCCCAGGGTTTTTCGTCCCTTCCCGGCAGACGAGATCGCCCAGGCGCTCTCAGGCTTGAAAGCGGTCTGCGTGATGGACCGCGCCGACGGCGTCAATGGTTTGAGCGGTCCGCTCTTTTCTGAGTTCCGATCGGCCCTCTATGACGCAGCCGCGCGGCCTCTGATGATCAACAAGATCTTCGGACTTGGAGGAAGAGACCTGGGACTCCAGCATGTCAGGGACGTCTTTCAGGAACTTCTGAAGATATCCGAGACCGGGAAGATCGAAACATTGGCCGAGTATATGACGGTACGAAACTGA
- a CDS encoding recombination protein RecR, whose product MESSSLNRLIEELKRLPGIGSKTAQRLAFFLMKMPKERALGLARAIEELKEKTRFCSRCGNLAESELCSICKDPKRDPSIICVVQEAMDVMAIEKTGEYRGQYHVLNGALSPIDAVGPEDLNIQNLVRRLEIEPVKEVILATNPTIEGEATVMYLVQLLRSNYRYKISRIAHGIPMGGHLEYADEVTLSKAMEWRREL is encoded by the coding sequence ATGGAATCTTCCTCATTGAACAGGCTGATCGAGGAATTGAAACGGCTTCCCGGCATCGGGTCCAAGACCGCCCAGAGGCTTGCCTTTTTTCTAATGAAGATGCCGAAAGAGCGCGCCTTGGGGCTGGCCCGCGCCATTGAGGAACTCAAGGAGAAGACCCGCTTCTGTTCCAGATGCGGGAATCTCGCGGAATCGGAGCTTTGCAGTATCTGTAAAGATCCCAAGCGGGACCCCTCGATAATCTGCGTGGTGCAGGAGGCCATGGATGTAATGGCCATCGAAAAGACAGGAGAATACCGGGGGCAGTATCATGTGCTAAACGGCGCGCTTTCCCCTATCGATGCCGTTGGGCCTGAGGATCTGAACATACAGAACCTTGTCCGCCGTCTTGAAATCGAGCCGGTCAAGGAAGTGATCCTGGCGACGAACCCAACGATTGAAGGCGAGGCTACGGTCATGTACTTAGTCCAGCTTCTTCGATCGAATTACCGGTATAAAATAAGCCGGATCGCACACGGGATTCCCATGGGCGGGCATCTCGAATATGCGGATGAGGTGACCCTCTCCAAGGCCATGGAATGGAGGAGAGAACTCTGA
- a CDS encoding DNA polymerase III, subunit gamma and tau, whose protein sequence is MSYKVLARKYRPQSFEDVIGQEHITRTLRNAVESKRIAHGFLFSGMRGVGKTTMARILAKALNCEKGPTVSPCNICSHCTEITQGNSIDVIEIDGASNTGVDDIRELRENVLYAPASARYKIYIIDEVHMLSKSAFNALLKTLEEPPPHVIFVFATTDPHKVPVTIQSRCQCFHFRSIPVQKITEALLRIAEQEGFAIDQESARLIARASEGSMRDAQSLLDQILSFCGDKITVADIKLVLGIIDPEVLDECSIGLIEQDAERVLNLVEKLNSLGVDLVEFCRELQLYFRNLLMIKILKSPKTVIHIEGEEIDKLRPISESVEEGRLLAFIEYLNKTEEELRRSAHPRTILEVALVKMTRIQPLQEFKEILGTLEALEQKFHGGDLSGGRPPAQNPAVKKTGSAGSVPEQGHQSGKEAPAPFDWEKIVNHANTVNPLIGSILEHGFLEKAEPHKMVIGFKKKIHYDMAKGKEQKINEIIKGRMQGGFALTFCLQNGAETGKKTLTEKKEDLKREKKNELLQEHLGNHVVQEALRIFKGQVQDVRDFGADH, encoded by the coding sequence ATGTCCTACAAAGTCCTGGCAAGAAAATATCGGCCGCAGTCTTTTGAAGACGTGATCGGACAAGAGCATATCACACGGACGTTGAGGAATGCCGTGGAATCCAAGAGAATCGCCCACGGCTTTCTTTTTTCCGGGATGAGGGGCGTGGGGAAGACCACCATGGCCAGGATTCTGGCCAAGGCCTTAAATTGCGAGAAAGGCCCGACGGTCTCGCCTTGCAACATCTGCTCTCATTGCACGGAGATCACGCAGGGGAATTCCATCGATGTGATCGAGATCGACGGGGCATCCAATACCGGCGTGGACGATATCCGGGAACTCAGGGAGAATGTTCTGTATGCGCCGGCAAGCGCCCGGTACAAGATTTATATCATTGATGAAGTGCACATGTTATCCAAAAGCGCTTTTAATGCCCTTCTCAAAACTTTGGAGGAGCCGCCGCCCCATGTGATCTTTGTTTTTGCAACCACGGATCCGCACAAGGTCCCCGTGACCATACAATCACGCTGTCAGTGTTTTCATTTTCGAAGCATCCCTGTTCAGAAGATTACCGAGGCCCTCCTCCGGATTGCTGAACAGGAAGGTTTTGCAATAGACCAGGAGTCGGCGCGTCTGATTGCCCGTGCATCCGAAGGGAGCATGCGGGATGCGCAGAGCCTGCTGGATCAGATCCTTTCTTTTTGCGGAGACAAGATAACGGTTGCGGATATTAAACTCGTTCTGGGGATCATCGACCCGGAGGTTTTGGACGAATGCAGTATCGGCCTGATTGAACAGGATGCTGAGCGCGTATTGAATCTGGTGGAAAAACTGAATTCTCTCGGTGTGGATCTGGTCGAGTTTTGCAGGGAACTTCAACTCTATTTCAGAAACCTTCTGATGATCAAGATCCTGAAGAGCCCGAAGACCGTGATTCATATCGAAGGGGAAGAGATCGACAAACTCCGCCCGATTTCCGAATCGGTGGAAGAGGGCCGGCTTCTTGCTTTTATTGAATACCTGAACAAGACCGAAGAGGAGCTCCGTCGTTCAGCACATCCGAGGACCATATTAGAGGTGGCGCTGGTCAAGATGACGCGCATTCAGCCCCTGCAGGAGTTCAAGGAGATCCTGGGAACGCTGGAAGCCCTGGAGCAGAAATTCCATGGAGGGGATTTAAGCGGCGGCCGGCCGCCGGCCCAAAACCCGGCGGTCAAAAAAACGGGTTCAGCCGGATCTGTTCCTGAACAGGGTCATCAATCCGGCAAGGAGGCGCCGGCCCCGTTCGATTGGGAAAAAATCGTGAATCATGCGAATACGGTCAACCCTCTGATCGGGTCTATTCTGGAACATGGATTTCTTGAAAAAGCAGAACCTCATAAGATGGTCATCGGGTTTAAAAAGAAGATCCACTACGACATGGCCAAGGGAAAAGAGCAAAAGATTAACGAAATAATCAAAGGACGGATGCAAGGGGGGTTTGCCCTAACCTTTTGCCTGCAAAACGGCGCAGAAACCGGGAAAAAAACACTGACAGAGAAAAAGGAAGACTTAAAGAGGGAGAAAAAGAACGAGCTTCTACAGGAGCACCTTGGAAACCATGTGGTTCAGGAGGCCTTAAGGATCTTCAAGGGTCAAGTTCAGGATGTGCGGGATTTTGGCGCCGACCACTAA
- a CDS encoding YbaB/EbfC family nucleoid-associated protein produces the protein MSSNMINELMRQAQQMQERMKQVQEEAEKKVIEASSGGGMVTVKVNGRQEILSIQIEPEIVDAEDIEMLQDLIVAAVNEGIRQSKEMLQDEMKKLTGGLNIKIPGLF, from the coding sequence ATGTCATCCAATATGATCAATGAATTGATGCGGCAGGCCCAGCAGATGCAGGAGAGAATGAAACAGGTTCAGGAAGAGGCCGAGAAAAAAGTGATCGAGGCCTCATCCGGGGGCGGCATGGTGACGGTCAAGGTCAATGGACGGCAGGAAATCCTTTCCATACAGATTGAGCCTGAGATCGTGGATGCCGAGGATATAGAGATGCTGCAGGACCTCATCGTGGCGGCGGTGAACGAGGGAATCCGGCAATCCAAGGAGATGCTGCAGGATGAGATGAAGAAGCTGACGGGCGGTCTCAACATCAAGATTCCGGGACTCTTTTAA
- a CDS encoding tRNA-specific adenosine deaminase, with product MEKQDSLDRYYMSLALEQAHKASACQEIPIGAVAVFGDQVVGRGYNLKETLKDPTAHAEVIALRDAAAMLNRWRLTDVTLYVTVEPCVMCAGAMIQSRLGRLVYAARDPKGGASGSEYHILQDFRLNHQVPVTGGVLEKEASLLLKDFFSRIRSTPFFRFAKKEAIG from the coding sequence ATGGAAAAGCAGGACTCCTTAGATCGGTACTATATGTCGTTAGCGCTGGAACAGGCGCACAAGGCATCGGCCTGCCAGGAGATTCCTATCGGCGCTGTAGCCGTGTTCGGCGATCAGGTCGTCGGAAGAGGGTACAATCTGAAAGAAACCTTAAAGGATCCGACGGCACACGCCGAAGTCATTGCGCTTCGCGACGCGGCAGCTATGCTGAATCGGTGGCGGCTTACCGATGTAACCCTGTATGTCACGGTTGAGCCTTGTGTCATGTGCGCAGGGGCCATGATTCAGTCCCGTCTCGGCCGGCTGGTTTATGCCGCGAGAGACCCAAAGGGAGGAGCCTCTGGATCTGAATACCATATCCTGCAGGATTTTCGCCTGAACCATCAGGTCCCTGTGACAGGTGGGGTTTTGGAAAAAGAAGCGAGTTTATTGTTAAAAGATTTTTTTTCACGAATCAGATCTACGCCATTTTTTCGCTTCGCGAAAAAAGAAGCCATTGGCTGA
- a CDS encoding pyruvate synthase, whose amino-acid sequence MTEIRWHARAGQGAVTAAKVLAEAAMAEGGYVQAFPEYGPERMGAPLRAYNRISDAPLTMHCQVTNPNVVIVVDSSLLDTLDVTEGTPEDAVFLINTTHPPKELAKKLGRPEDKVFTVDATQISMDCLGRPIPNTPLLGALARVTGLVTLETMLKDMKKTLGKKFPEKIIQGNTESVERAYKEVKGI is encoded by the coding sequence ATGACTGAAATACGCTGGCATGCACGAGCCGGGCAAGGGGCCGTAACCGCGGCCAAGGTCCTGGCCGAGGCCGCTATGGCCGAGGGCGGATATGTGCAGGCCTTTCCGGAGTATGGACCGGAGCGGATGGGCGCCCCCCTTCGCGCCTATAACCGGATCAGCGACGCTCCACTCACCATGCACTGCCAGGTGACCAACCCCAATGTGGTGATAGTCGTGGACAGCTCCCTGCTTGACACACTGGATGTCACCGAAGGGACTCCCGAGGACGCGGTCTTTCTGATCAACACCACCCATCCGCCCAAGGAACTCGCGAAAAAACTTGGCCGGCCGGAGGACAAGGTCTTCACCGTAGATGCAACGCAGATTTCCATGGACTGTCTGGGAAGGCCCATTCCCAACACCCCCTTGCTGGGGGCGCTGGCCCGCGTTACCGGGCTGGTGACGCTCGAGACCATGCTCAAGGATATGAAGAAGACCCTCGGCAAAAAGTTTCCGGAAAAAATCATCCAGGGGAACACCGAGTCCGTGGAACGGGCCTACAAGGAGGTAAAAGGAATATGA